The Anabas testudineus chromosome 11, fAnaTes1.2, whole genome shotgun sequence genome has a segment encoding these proteins:
- the znrd1 gene encoding DNA-directed RNA polymerase I subunit RPA12 isoform X2 yields MSCFGGDPNFCPDCGNVLPLPGTQDTVRCPRCSFSIPVAEFAGQEIQSTVIFNPVEQSSVVLEDEEDTELKGPVIDRRCSRCNKEGMVYHTRQMRSADEGQTVFFTCIHCRHQEKEDS; encoded by the exons ATGTCCTGTTTTGGAGGTGATCCGAACTTCTGCCCAGACTGTGGAAACGTCCTTCCTCTTCCAGGGACACAGGACACGGTCCGTTGTCCCCGCTGCTCTTTCTCCATCCCTGTAGCAG AGTTTGCAGGCCAGGAGATCCAGTCTACAGTTATCTTCAACCCTGTGGAGCAGTCATCAGTGGTTCTGGAGGACGAGGAGGACACTGAACTGAAGGGACCTGTG atTGATAGACGCTGCTCTCGTTGCAATAAAGAGGGGATGGTTTATCATACCAGGCAAATGAGATCTGCAGATGAAGGACAGACTGTCTTCTTCACATGTATACACTGCAG GCATCAAGAGAAGGAGGACTCCTGA
- the znrd1 gene encoding DNA-directed RNA polymerase I subunit RPA12 isoform X1 yields the protein MTSEMSCFGGDPNFCPDCGNVLPLPGTQDTVRCPRCSFSIPVAEFAGQEIQSTVIFNPVEQSSVVLEDEEDTELKGPVIDRRCSRCNKEGMVYHTRQMRSADEGQTVFFTCIHCRHQEKEDS from the exons ATGACTTCAG AGATGTCCTGTTTTGGAGGTGATCCGAACTTCTGCCCAGACTGTGGAAACGTCCTTCCTCTTCCAGGGACACAGGACACGGTCCGTTGTCCCCGCTGCTCTTTCTCCATCCCTGTAGCAG AGTTTGCAGGCCAGGAGATCCAGTCTACAGTTATCTTCAACCCTGTGGAGCAGTCATCAGTGGTTCTGGAGGACGAGGAGGACACTGAACTGAAGGGACCTGTG atTGATAGACGCTGCTCTCGTTGCAATAAAGAGGGGATGGTTTATCATACCAGGCAAATGAGATCTGCAGATGAAGGACAGACTGTCTTCTTCACATGTATACACTGCAG GCATCAAGAGAAGGAGGACTCCTGA
- the ddx39b gene encoding DEAD (Asp-Glu-Ala-Asp) box polypeptide 39B gives MTENDADNELLDYEEDEVEAAGVGELGGAGDLSIRKEGVKGSYVSIHSSGFRDFLLKPELLRAIVDCGFEHPSEVQHECIPQAILGMDVLCQAKSGMGKTAVFVLATLQQLEPVTGQVSVLVMCHTRELAFQISKEYERFSKYMPTVKVAVFFGGLSVKKDEEVLKKDCPHIVVGTPGRILALTRNKTLNLRHIKHFILDECDKMLEQLDMRRDVQEIFRMTPHEKQVMMFSATLSKEIRPVCRKFMQDPMEIFVDDETKLTLHGLQQYYVKLKDNEKNRKLFDLLDALEFNQVVIFVKSVQRCVALAQLLVEQNFPAIAIHRGMPQEERLSRYQQFKDFQRRILVATNLFGRGMDIERVNIAFNYDMPEDSDTYLHRVARAGRFGTKGLAITFVSDESDARTLNDVQDRFEVNISELPEEIDISSYIEPAR, from the exons ATGACTGAGAACGATGCAGACAACGAGCTGTTGGATTATGAAGAGGATGAGGTGGAGGCTGCTGGGGTTGGGGAACTTGGAGGTGCAGGTGACCTGTCGATAAGAAAGGAGGGAGTGAAGGGCTCCTATGTGTCCATTCACTCATCTGGATTTAGAGATTTTCTGCTTAAACCGGAACTGCTCAGGGCCATAGTGGACTGTGGGTTTGAGCATCCATCTGAGG tTCAGCATGAATGCATCCCTCAGGCAATTCTCGGTATGGATGTTCTCTGTCAGGCCAAGTCTGGGATGGGAAagactgcagtgtttgttctggccaccctgcagcagctggagccCGTCACTGGACAG GTGTCTGTTCTGGTGATGTGTCATACCAGAGAACTGGCCTTTCAAATCAGCAAGGAGTATGAGAGATTCTCCAAGTACATGCCAACTGTCAAG GTGGCAGTGTTCTTTGGAGGGCTGTCTgtaaagaaagatgaagaggtgTTGAAGAAGGACTGTCCTCACATTGTGGTGGGGACACCAGGCAGGATCCTGGCGCTGACACGCAACAAGACACTCAACCTGCGTCACATCAAACATTTCATTCTCGATGAGTGCGACAAGATGCTTGAGCAGCTTG ATATGCGCAGAGATGTCCAGGAGATTTTCCGTATGACTCCCCATGAGAAGCAAGTCATGATGTTCAGCGCCACCCTGAGTAAAGAGATCCGTCCTGTCTGCAGAAAGTTCATGCAAGAT CCAATGGAAATCTTTGTGGACGACGAGACCAAGCTGACTCTGCACGGGCTGCAGCAGTACTACGTCAAGCTCAAGGacaatgagaaaaacagaaagctgttTGACCTCCTGGATGCACTAGAGTTTAATCAG GTCGTGATCTTTGTGAAGTCTGTCCAGCGGTGTGTAGCTCTGGCACAGCTTCTGGTGGAGCAGAACTTCCCAGCAATTGCCATTCATCGAGGGATGCCTCAGGAGGAACG tttgtctcGTTACCAGCAGTTCAAGGACTTCCAGAGGAGAATCCTCGTGGCCACCAACCTGTTTGGACGAGGGATGGACATCGAGAGAGTCAACATCGCCTTTAATTATGACATGCCGGAAGACTCAGACACTTACCTACACAGG GTGGCCCGGGCCGGCAGGTTTGGCACAAAGGGACTGGCTATCACATTTGTGTCTGACGAAAGCGACGCCCGCACTCTCAACGACGTCCAGGACCGCTTTGAAGTGAACATCAGCGAGCTGCCTGAGGAGATCGACATCTCCTCTTACA ttgaACCAGCACGATAG